A section of the Streptomyces xinghaiensis S187 genome encodes:
- a CDS encoding L,D-transpeptidase, producing the protein MKTRRISGVLAAGLLVLAVGACGEDKKADSGQDGKAGSVDTKPSRAVVKITPKDGTDDVVTNGVLKVTADKGKLTSVTVKDDKGNKVPGKVSANGTVWKPTGHLGSATEYSVDAVAEDSEGREAAEHASFTTFVPENTFIGYFTPENGSTVGVGMPVSIRFNRGITDPAAVERAIEVEASPSVPVEGHWFGNDRLDFRPEKYWAKGTKVTLKLNLDGVEGRPGVYGEQSKTVKFTVGRSQVSVVDVKTKKMTVERDGKAIKTLPITAGAPATPTYNGQMVISEKHKMTRMDGATVGFGGEYDIEDVSHAMRLSTSGTFIHGNYWAGQSTFGSANVSHGCVGLFDARGGGVKSTPAAWFFDNSLLGDVVIVKNSKDKQIQPDNGLNGWNMDWDEWKAPQ; encoded by the coding sequence GTGAAGACGCGGCGGATATCGGGGGTTCTGGCGGCCGGCCTGCTGGTCCTGGCGGTCGGTGCGTGCGGTGAGGACAAGAAGGCGGACAGCGGGCAGGACGGCAAGGCCGGCTCGGTGGACACCAAGCCCTCCCGGGCCGTAGTGAAGATCACGCCCAAGGACGGCACCGACGATGTGGTGACCAACGGGGTGCTCAAGGTGACGGCGGACAAGGGGAAGCTGACCTCCGTCACGGTCAAGGACGACAAGGGGAACAAGGTCCCCGGCAAGGTGAGCGCGAACGGCACCGTCTGGAAGCCGACCGGCCACCTGGGCTCCGCCACCGAGTACAGCGTCGACGCGGTGGCCGAGGACTCCGAGGGCCGGGAGGCCGCCGAGCACGCGAGCTTCACGACCTTCGTGCCGGAGAACACCTTCATCGGCTACTTCACACCGGAGAACGGCTCCACGGTCGGCGTCGGGATGCCGGTGTCGATCCGCTTCAACCGCGGCATCACCGACCCGGCCGCCGTGGAGCGGGCCATCGAGGTCGAGGCCAGCCCGTCGGTGCCCGTCGAGGGCCACTGGTTCGGCAACGACCGGCTGGACTTCCGGCCGGAGAAGTACTGGGCCAAGGGCACGAAGGTGACGCTCAAGCTCAACCTGGACGGTGTCGAGGGCCGCCCCGGGGTCTACGGCGAGCAGTCCAAGACCGTGAAGTTCACCGTCGGCCGCAGCCAGGTCAGCGTCGTCGACGTCAAGACCAAGAAGATGACGGTCGAGCGGGACGGCAAGGCGATCAAGACCCTGCCGATCACGGCCGGCGCCCCCGCCACGCCCACGTACAACGGGCAGATGGTGATCAGCGAGAAGCACAAGATGACGCGGATGGACGGCGCCACGGTCGGCTTCGGCGGCGAGTACGACATCGAGGACGTCTCGCACGCCATGCGGCTCTCCACCTCGGGCACCTTCATCCACGGCAACTACTGGGCCGGGCAGTCCACGTTCGGCTCCGCCAACGTCAGCCACGGCTGCGTCGGTCTCTTCGACGCGCGGGGCGGCGGCGTCAAGTCCACCCCCGCGGCCTGGTTCTTCGACAACTCGCTCCTGGGCGACGTCGTGATCGTGAAGAACTCGAAGGACAAGCAGATCCAGCCGGACAACGGCCTCAACGGCTGGAACATGGACTGGGACGAGTGGAAGGCCCCGCAGTAG